In a genomic window of Methanosarcina horonobensis HB-1 = JCM 15518:
- the fpoL gene encoding F420H2 dehydrogenase subunit FpoL → MVKTALEEFAFLIPLLPALAFAITFFFGKKMPSGGAIVPILAIAASFVISFAITLGLLANPEEVISQSYSWFAVLNIGVLIDPLAAVMLSMVSFVSLLIHIYAVSYMSHDPGKARYFAETALFTAAMLSLILSDNILQLFVSWELVGLCSYLLIGFWFEKPSAAAAAKKAFLTTRIGDVMFLTGIIVLTSDLLRVAGGFQDGTYLLRFDEIFSYIPELAVLQINILGFEISHLTIITLLFFGGAVGKSGQFPLHVWLPDAMEGPTTVSALIHAATMVTAGVYLVARTFPMFIAAPDSLMVVAYFGGFTALFAGTMGIVMNDLKRVLAFSTISQLGYMMLGLGLGTAIGLEAVGISLFHLINHAFFKALLFLCAGSVIHAVGTQDMRELGGVGKVMPITAATMTIAALALAGFGIPGTSIGTSGFMSKDPIIEAAYLFGEHSSNWIPYVFSILAALLTSIYIFRLIFMTFTGKPRSNYHGHESPAIMTIPLSILALFALVFGSLTRTGFMEFLEETFANSFVNLNIGNLAGIGGNELVEAAGHEPLIVLWLPLIVALAGLAIAFVIYYLRAVKLGALASMKNPIYKLLYNRYYQHQIYTEFFSIGVVYGVIAFLTQVVDVIVDSIVEAIGILTVGVGEELRKIQTGVVQTYATAVIAGVSLLIILIKLIMEVL, encoded by the coding sequence GTGGTAAAAACGGCTCTGGAAGAATTTGCATTTTTAATCCCCCTGCTTCCGGCACTGGCTTTTGCGATCACCTTCTTCTTTGGCAAGAAAATGCCTTCAGGAGGGGCAATCGTTCCCATCCTTGCCATCGCTGCCTCCTTTGTAATCTCTTTTGCGATTACCCTCGGGCTGCTGGCAAACCCCGAAGAGGTCATAAGCCAGTCCTATTCCTGGTTTGCAGTGCTTAACATAGGAGTATTAATCGACCCCCTGGCTGCAGTCATGCTGTCAATGGTCTCCTTTGTGAGCCTGTTAATCCATATCTACGCAGTCAGCTACATGTCCCATGATCCCGGAAAAGCCAGGTATTTTGCAGAAACCGCACTTTTTACGGCGGCAATGCTTTCCCTGATCCTCTCCGATAACATTCTTCAGCTCTTTGTTTCCTGGGAACTTGTAGGTCTGTGTTCCTACCTGCTGATAGGATTCTGGTTTGAAAAGCCTTCAGCAGCAGCCGCAGCCAAAAAAGCTTTCCTGACAACCAGGATCGGAGACGTAATGTTCCTTACAGGAATAATAGTACTTACTTCCGATCTTCTCAGGGTTGCAGGCGGGTTCCAGGACGGAACATACCTGCTGCGTTTCGATGAAATCTTCAGTTATATCCCCGAGCTTGCAGTTCTTCAGATAAACATCCTGGGCTTCGAAATAAGCCACCTTACTATTATCACCCTGCTCTTCTTCGGAGGAGCCGTAGGAAAGTCAGGGCAGTTCCCCCTCCATGTGTGGCTGCCCGACGCAATGGAAGGTCCGACAACGGTCTCAGCCCTCATCCATGCAGCAACAATGGTTACTGCTGGTGTTTACCTGGTCGCAAGGACTTTCCCGATGTTTATTGCAGCCCCTGATTCCCTCATGGTAGTTGCTTACTTCGGAGGCTTTACAGCTCTCTTTGCAGGCACTATGGGCATTGTGATGAACGACCTCAAGCGTGTGCTTGCTTTCTCAACCATCAGCCAGCTCGGGTACATGATGCTGGGCCTTGGTCTGGGGACCGCAATAGGGCTTGAAGCGGTCGGAATCTCCCTTTTCCACCTGATTAACCACGCTTTCTTCAAAGCACTTCTCTTCCTCTGTGCAGGCAGTGTAATTCATGCAGTTGGCACCCAGGACATGAGGGAGCTCGGAGGCGTAGGAAAGGTAATGCCAATTACCGCTGCCACAATGACCATTGCAGCCCTCGCCCTTGCAGGTTTCGGTATCCCAGGAACCTCAATAGGGACAAGCGGTTTCATGTCTAAAGACCCCATCATTGAAGCTGCATACCTTTTCGGAGAACACAGCAGCAACTGGATCCCCTATGTATTCTCAATTCTTGCAGCTCTCCTTACATCCATTTACATCTTCAGGCTGATCTTCATGACCTTCACAGGGAAGCCGAGAAGCAACTATCACGGGCACGAGTCCCCTGCCATTATGACCATCCCCCTGTCCATTCTGGCCCTTTTTGCCCTTGTGTTCGGCTCGCTGACAAGAACCGGTTTTATGGAATTCCTTGAAGAAACCTTTGCCAACAGCTTTGTGAACCTGAACATAGGAAACCTTGCAGGCATAGGTGGAAACGAACTCGTAGAGGCAGCAGGTCATGAACCTCTAATTGTACTGTGGCTTCCGTTAATAGTTGCACTTGCAGGTCTTGCAATTGCTTTCGTGATCTATTATCTGAGAGCAGTAAAACTCGGAGCCCTCGCTTCCATGAAGAACCCGATTTACAAACTGCTCTACAACCGCTACTACCAGCACCAGATCTACACCGAGTTCTTCTCAATCGGTGTTGTCTACGGAGTTATTGCTTTCCTGACACAGGTAGTTGACGTGATCGTTGACAGCATTGTGGAAGCAATCGGAATTCTCACGGTTGGAGTGGGAGAAGAACTCCGGAAGATTCAGACCGGGGTTGTCCAGACCTATGCAACCGCAGTAATTGCGGGTGTGAGCCTGCTGATAATACTTATTAAATTGATAATGGAGGTACTCTGA
- the fpoM gene encoding F(420)H(2) dehydrogenase subunit M, protein MLPVASLLILVPLIFAVVTFFTKTKELAAGLGFLGSLATLGLTLYAYLNFDSSTAAMQFYESVSWIPFLGVNYSVGIDGISMPLILLNAIVIPFLILFTWKEDMEAPNRFYGLILTMQAAVIGVFVALDFVVFYIFWELTLVPLFFIVNIWGGEKRAHASYKFFIYTHVASLVMLLGIFGLFYTALQQTGVATFDIRELVAQFQFFESGLVRDGIFLAILFGFLAKLPTFPFHSWLPDAYTEAPTAGSVLFILLKIGGYGLFRISLPMLPNTGNPDMMIMMLGLLGSFSILYGALVALRQRDLKRMIAYSSLSHMGYVTLGSAGLVALSVSGAMFQQFSHGLIMSIMFMSAGAIQTSTGTRIINELGGLAKKMPMLTVAMMVGFMASLGLPGLTGFIAEFLVLTFSFVNLPGFVLLALLAIVITAGYHLWAMQRAMFGVYNEKLGDVRDINSLQVFSMAVIALLVLYFGLNPSPVLNMMIENSEAIVSLVAAVGV, encoded by the coding sequence ATGCTGCCGGTCGCATCGTTGTTGATTCTGGTGCCGCTGATTTTCGCAGTCGTGACCTTTTTCACAAAAACAAAAGAACTGGCTGCAGGGCTGGGCTTTCTCGGGTCTCTTGCGACTCTCGGGCTTACCCTTTATGCCTATCTGAACTTTGACAGCAGTACTGCTGCAATGCAGTTCTATGAATCTGTAAGCTGGATTCCTTTCCTCGGAGTCAATTATTCGGTAGGAATTGACGGCATTTCCATGCCCCTTATCCTTCTGAATGCGATTGTGATTCCGTTTCTGATTCTTTTCACCTGGAAAGAAGACATGGAAGCCCCGAACAGGTTCTATGGGCTGATCCTTACCATGCAGGCTGCAGTTATAGGAGTCTTCGTTGCCCTTGACTTTGTAGTCTTCTATATCTTCTGGGAGCTTACCCTTGTCCCTCTCTTCTTCATAGTAAATATATGGGGTGGAGAAAAGCGAGCCCATGCCTCCTACAAGTTCTTTATCTACACACACGTTGCTTCACTCGTTATGCTGCTCGGGATTTTCGGGCTCTTCTACACCGCCCTGCAGCAGACAGGCGTTGCTACGTTTGACATAAGAGAGCTGGTCGCACAGTTCCAGTTCTTCGAATCCGGCCTGGTAAGAGACGGAATATTCCTTGCAATCCTCTTCGGGTTCCTGGCAAAGCTGCCGACCTTCCCCTTCCATTCCTGGCTTCCGGATGCATATACCGAGGCTCCCACAGCAGGCAGTGTACTCTTTATCCTGCTCAAAATCGGAGGTTACGGGCTTTTCAGGATCTCGCTCCCAATGCTCCCGAACACCGGCAATCCTGACATGATGATCATGATGCTTGGCCTACTAGGTTCTTTCAGTATCCTCTACGGGGCTCTTGTGGCTCTGCGGCAGAGAGATCTCAAACGCATGATTGCTTACTCCAGTTTGAGCCATATGGGCTACGTAACCCTCGGTTCAGCCGGCCTTGTCGCCCTTTCGGTTTCGGGCGCTATGTTCCAGCAGTTTTCCCACGGGCTCATCATGAGCATCATGTTCATGTCCGCAGGAGCAATCCAGACCAGTACGGGCACAAGGATAATTAACGAGCTTGGAGGGCTTGCAAAGAAAATGCCTATGCTTACCGTGGCTATGATGGTCGGCTTTATGGCATCCCTCGGCCTTCCTGGACTTACAGGCTTCATTGCCGAGTTCCTGGTGCTGACCTTCAGCTTCGTGAACCTGCCTGGATTTGTCTTACTTGCCCTGCTGGCAATAGTGATTACTGCAGGTTACCACCTCTGGGCAATGCAGAGAGCAATGTTCGGAGTGTACAATGAGAAACTCGGGGATGTAAGAGACATCAATTCCCTCCAGGTCTTTTCAATGGCTGTAATTGCACTTCTTGTGCTTTATTTCGGCCTGAACCCGAGTCCGGTGCTTAATATGATGATTGAAAACTCAGAAGCAATAGTCAGCCTGGTGGCTGCTGTGGGGGTGTAA
- the fpoN gene encoding F(420)H(2) dehydrogenase subunit N, producing the protein MDEIMYLAPEIVLVATGLVVLLAGVFLSPQSKNVLGYLATLGILASGILTVNSFELLTMGSFQVGYAIFSETLSIDALSQFFKLVFLAVALIVSIASIKYTENSDHTEEFYTLVLFATFGMMIVASANDLILLFCAFELASLATFALAGFEKQNARSLEGAMKYFIIGSVSAALMLFGLSFVYGATGTTSISLIAKNPGLLIGNPIGLVAIVLLTAGFGFKMALVPFHMWAPDTYQGSPSVVSALLAAGSKKMGFVAAFRVFIIALAALQPDWQFMFALLAVVTMTFGNVVAVAQTSVKRMLAYSSLAQAGYIAMAFAVMTPVALGGGIMYTLAHAFMKAGAFIAAAAVVWMVASEKKGNLDIPDHLDSFRGLGKRMPLAALCMTVFVFALAGIPPTAGFMAKFVLFSSTIQAGMTWLAVIAILNSALSLFYYARLVKYMYFLPPEGEKVSVPFPYAAALLVAVAGVLAMGLWPEPFVELAMKAAMVLV; encoded by the coding sequence ATGGATGAAATAATGTATCTTGCACCTGAAATTGTTCTGGTTGCAACCGGCCTGGTAGTGCTTCTGGCCGGAGTTTTCCTGTCCCCCCAGTCCAAGAATGTGCTGGGCTACCTGGCAACCCTGGGAATCCTTGCATCCGGTATTCTGACGGTTAACAGCTTCGAGCTTCTGACAATGGGAAGTTTCCAGGTAGGATATGCGATTTTCTCAGAGACCCTGAGTATCGATGCCCTCTCACAGTTCTTCAAACTGGTCTTCCTTGCAGTTGCCCTGATTGTTTCGATTGCCTCGATAAAGTATACCGAAAACAGCGACCACACAGAAGAGTTCTACACCCTGGTGCTCTTTGCAACCTTCGGGATGATGATTGTAGCCTCTGCAAATGACCTGATCCTTCTCTTCTGTGCCTTTGAGCTGGCAAGTCTTGCAACCTTTGCCCTTGCAGGTTTTGAAAAACAGAATGCAAGGTCCCTCGAAGGAGCCATGAAATACTTCATAATAGGCTCGGTTTCCGCAGCGCTCATGCTCTTTGGGCTTTCCTTTGTCTACGGAGCAACCGGCACTACCAGCATTTCCCTGATTGCTAAAAACCCGGGTCTTCTGATAGGAAACCCTATAGGGCTTGTAGCAATCGTGCTTCTGACTGCGGGTTTCGGCTTCAAGATGGCTCTTGTACCCTTCCACATGTGGGCTCCAGATACATATCAGGGATCTCCCTCAGTTGTTTCCGCCCTGCTTGCAGCCGGGTCCAAGAAGATGGGATTTGTAGCAGCCTTCAGGGTTTTCATAATAGCCCTTGCAGCCCTTCAGCCTGACTGGCAGTTTATGTTTGCCCTTCTGGCAGTGGTAACCATGACCTTCGGAAACGTGGTCGCAGTTGCCCAGACAAGTGTAAAACGCATGCTTGCCTACTCCTCCCTTGCACAGGCAGGATACATTGCAATGGCTTTTGCTGTAATGACTCCTGTAGCTCTTGGAGGCGGCATCATGTACACTCTTGCCCATGCCTTTATGAAAGCAGGAGCATTTATCGCAGCTGCTGCCGTTGTCTGGATGGTAGCTTCGGAAAAGAAAGGAAACCTCGATATCCCTGACCACCTGGACAGCTTCAGGGGCCTTGGTAAGAGAATGCCACTGGCAGCCCTGTGTATGACGGTTTTCGTCTTTGCCCTTGCAGGCATCCCCCCGACTGCAGGCTTCATGGCCAAGTTCGTGCTCTTCTCTTCAACCATTCAGGCAGGCATGACCTGGCTTGCAGTAATCGCCATCCTGAACAGTGCCCTTTCACTGTTCTACTACGCAAGGCTTGTGAAATACATGTACTTCCTGCCCCCTGAGGGTGAAAAGGTCAGCGTTCCTTTCCCATATGCAGCAGCCCTTCTGGTTGCAGTTGCAGGTGTGCTGGCAATGGGTCTCTGGCCCGAGCCTTTCGTGGAGCTGGCTATGAAAGCAGCAATGGTACTGGTCTAA
- a CDS encoding F420H2 dehydrogenase subunit FpoO yields MTDCDLCGRGIPTVIPVRVFRPLLKFAYPEGVWKGLCEPCLDSAQKTYLTVNKNNTSCRKGKCALCGDKTGVFPVKIEIPDFSKEVVRKDVDLCYRCLKSVDEAYIRYKKTKIDEEGRIHGHEHVHPHH; encoded by the coding sequence ATGACAGATTGTGATCTTTGCGGACGCGGAATCCCTACCGTTATCCCGGTCAGGGTCTTCCGCCCTCTCCTCAAATTCGCCTACCCTGAAGGAGTCTGGAAAGGGCTCTGTGAACCCTGCCTGGATTCCGCCCAGAAAACTTACTTAACAGTAAACAAAAACAATACCTCATGCAGAAAAGGCAAATGCGCCCTCTGCGGAGACAAGACCGGAGTTTTCCCGGTGAAAATTGAGATCCCCGACTTCTCAAAAGAAGTCGTAAGAAAAGACGTGGACCTCTGCTACAGGTGCCTGAAATCAGTCGATGAGGCTTATATAAGGTATAAAAAGACAAAAATCGACGAAGAGGGACGTATACACGGGCACGAACACGTACACCCGCATCATTGA
- a CDS encoding NosD domain-containing protein, with protein sequence MNTNIVAADTITVDSSGEGDYTSVQQAVNNSVDGDTILVNKGVYVENVDVDKKLTIISKSGNPEDTIVQALSPGDHIFHVTANNVTIKGFSLINSSSGSGIYLDSVQYNTIANNHLQANEIGIHLWHANNNILINNTVSDNNWAGIRLSPNDSELASNNTLINNTMVNNTYNFAIDTVYINASMQNNIDTTNTVNGKPIYYLVNVSNITLNSASNAGAIYCINCQNMSIKNQILQNNIQSVFLHNTSDSRYDSNILSNNYVGIILVNSDNNTGLNNIAVNNIVGIAIVASTDNYLSNNMANFNGVGFEIIDSDNTELNNNTANNNKANGIALSSSTKNQLNENIANHNNDGIKLFNCSNSLLNNNIANSNRYAGIDLGSSRDNILTDNIANSNREHGFELAGSDNNTLRGNIGNSDMDHLPDDSPNRTSKNETKNQDIKNKSFIDSTISVIISWIHPNNFSDNVDNNPINSLSDNFSNNSISNFLDNISEDSIDVYVHPGDSIQQAIDNSSSGDIIAVYPGLYKENLIVNKSLIIISKPGESTETIIQAADPKDDIFYVAADNVTICGFNVIGTDQAGICYTGSCGIIAGNKLVSDKYGIYLKKAENITVENNNASQNGRGIYLRDSSRNIVKNNEVSHNWLHEEEYRNGILLRNSNNNKLTGNNVSRNWDGIRLENSSNNELSKNAVIDDYFCISLEDSNNNKLLDNTIKSIGYSFEITLGKSHNNTLQGNSAGFMTEVKVSSGPESTNNTLEGK encoded by the coding sequence ATGAATACAAATATTGTTGCAGCGGATACGATTACTGTTGATAGCAGCGGAGAAGGAGATTATACCTCTGTACAGCAAGCTGTAAACAACTCTGTCGATGGAGATACAATACTCGTAAATAAAGGAGTTTACGTAGAAAACGTAGACGTAGATAAGAAGTTAACAATAATCTCAAAGTCGGGAAATCCGGAAGATACAATCGTTCAAGCTCTTAGTCCAGGTGATCACATCTTTCATGTAACTGCGAACAATGTGACCATCAAAGGTTTTAGTTTGATAAATTCCAGTTCAGGAAGTGGAATTTATCTGGACAGTGTGCAGTATAACACTATTGCAAACAACCATTTACAAGCTAATGAGATAGGAATACATCTCTGGCATGCTAACAACAATATACTGATCAATAACACAGTATCAGACAATAACTGGGCAGGAATCCGATTATCCCCAAACGACAGTGAGCTTGCCAGCAACAATACGCTTATTAATAACACGATGGTTAATAACACATATAATTTTGCGATTGATACTGTGTATATAAATGCGAGTATGCAAAACAATATCGATACTACCAATACTGTAAATGGGAAACCTATCTATTATCTTGTAAACGTTTCGAATATTACTTTAAATTCGGCCTCAAATGCTGGGGCTATTTATTGTATCAACTGCCAGAATATGTCAATAAAAAATCAGATTCTCCAAAATAACATCCAGAGTGTTTTTTTACATAATACAAGCGATTCAAGGTATGACAGCAATATCCTATCAAATAACTATGTCGGAATCATTCTGGTTAACTCGGATAATAACACTGGGTTGAATAATATTGCAGTTAATAATATTGTTGGCATTGCGATAGTTGCATCCACTGATAATTATTTAAGCAACAATATGGCAAATTTTAATGGTGTTGGATTTGAGATTATAGATTCGGATAACACTGAACTGAACAACAACACTGCAAATAATAATAAAGCTAATGGTATAGCTTTAAGTTCTTCTACCAAAAATCAGCTAAACGAAAATATTGCAAATCACAATAATGACGGAATCAAGTTATTCAATTGCAGTAACAGCTTGCTAAACAATAATATTGCAAATTCAAACAGGTATGCAGGTATTGATCTAGGGAGCTCAAGAGACAACATTCTAACTGATAATATTGCAAATTCAAACAGGGAACATGGCTTTGAACTTGCTGGCTCAGATAACAACACTTTGAGAGGTAATATTGGGAATTCAGATATGGATCATTTACCAGATGATTCACCTAATCGTACTTCTAAGAATGAGACTAAAAATCAGGATATAAAAAATAAATCTTTCATTGATTCTACAATTTCTGTAATTATATCCTGGATACATCCCAATAATTTTTCGGATAATGTTGACAATAATCCAATAAATAGCCTTTCTGACAATTTCAGCAATAATTCGATAAGTAATTTTCTCGATAATATTAGCGAGGATTCAATCGATGTCTACGTACACCCAGGAGACTCGATCCAGCAGGCAATAGACAATTCAAGCTCCGGCGATATTATTGCCGTTTATCCGGGATTATATAAGGAAAATTTGATTGTGAACAAATCTCTCATCATAATTTCAAAGCCTGGAGAATCAACTGAGACTATAATTCAGGCTGCAGATCCGAAAGATGATATATTCTATGTAGCTGCTGACAATGTAACAATTTGCGGGTTTAATGTGATAGGAACAGACCAGGCAGGCATATGTTATACCGGATCTTGTGGCATTATCGCTGGCAATAAACTGGTTTCTGACAAATACGGAATTTACCTGAAAAAAGCCGAGAACATCACAGTTGAAAACAATAATGCATCTCAAAATGGGCGTGGAATTTACTTGAGAGACTCCAGTCGAAATATCGTGAAAAATAATGAGGTGAGTCATAATTGGCTCCATGAGGAGGAGTATAGAAACGGTATCCTTCTTAGAAATTCAAATAACAACAAGCTAACAGGTAATAATGTATCGAGAAATTGGGATGGTATACGCCTCGAAAATTCTTCAAACAATGAACTGAGCAAAAATGCAGTTATAGATGACTATTTCTGCATTAGTCTTGAAGATTCAAATAATAACAAACTTCTTGACAATACTATCAAATCAATCGGGTATTCATTTGAAATCACGCTGGGGAAATCTCATAATAATACTTTACAAGGTAACAGTGCAGGCTTTATGACTGAAGTTAAAGTATCGTCTGGCCCTGAGAGCACAAATAATACACTTGAAGGTAAGTGA
- a CDS encoding antitoxin VapB family protein, with the protein MPTRTISISDEAYEKLKSLKTSEKDSFSDVILKYYPKKRKLSEVLSEIGPNPELADAIEKTSRDMRAYSINP; encoded by the coding sequence ATGCCAACAAGAACGATCAGCATAAGCGATGAAGCCTACGAAAAGCTCAAAAGCCTCAAAACCTCAGAAAAAGACAGCTTCTCGGATGTGATCCTTAAGTACTATCCTAAAAAAAGAAAGCTCTCGGAAGTGCTCTCAGAAATAGGCCCTAACCCTGAACTTGCTGATGCAATCGAAAAAACTTCCAGAGACATGAGAGCGTATTCAATTAATCCATAG
- a CDS encoding DUF433 domain-containing protein: MAKDWPESGILRNYPGLTHEDIQACLSYASDLLKSENTSSS, from the coding sequence CTGGCTAAGGACTGGCCTGAATCTGGAATCCTGCGGAATTATCCAGGCCTCACACATGAAGATATTCAGGCTTGCCTGAGTTACGCAAGTGATTTGCTCAAATCAGAAAATACTTCTTCAAGTTAG
- a CDS encoding DUF2683 family protein, producing MTEAVLNLDEHTSRILNIIKEQYNLKDQSEAINLMALQYEEKILERPYSPEFIKEMQEIMAEDHIHIPDGMSLIEYIDSLPDEDDK from the coding sequence ATGACTGAAGCCGTATTAAATCTAGACGAACACACTAGCCGGATTCTGAATATCATCAAGGAGCAGTATAACCTGAAAGACCAGAGTGAAGCTATTAACTTAATGGCTCTCCAATATGAAGAAAAGATACTTGAACGTCCTTATAGTCCTGAATTTATAAAGGAAATGCAGGAAATAATGGCGGAAGATCATATACACATTCCTGATGGTATGAGTTTAATAGAATACATTGATAGTTTGCCGGATGAAGACGACAAATGA
- a CDS encoding type II toxin-antitoxin system RelE family toxin, protein MSEDRYHLDISPNLIKELEKLKKKNRVLLIAINKKSEEIRVDPHRYKNLNYPLNNLKRVHIGTHFVLLFSVNEETKTVTLEKIAHHDDAY, encoded by the coding sequence ATGAGTGAAGATAGATACCATCTGGATATCTCACCAAATTTAATAAAAGAACTTGAAAAGTTAAAGAAAAAGAATCGTGTACTACTGATTGCAATTAATAAGAAATCTGAAGAAATTCGTGTTGATCCACATCGGTATAAGAATCTCAACTATCCACTAAACAACCTGAAACGTGTACACATTGGTACGCATTTTGTACTGCTTTTCTCTGTTAATGAAGAAACAAAGACAGTAACATTAGAAAAGATTGCTCATCACGATGATGCATATTAA
- a CDS encoding DUF433 domain-containing protein, producing the protein MLAGKPVIKGTRLAVEFIIDLLAKDWPESEILQDYPGLTH; encoded by the coding sequence ATCCTTGCCGGAAAGCCCGTAATCAAAGGCACACGCCTTGCAGTCGAGTTCATCATCGACCTGCTGGCTAAGGACTGGCCTGAATCGGAAATTTTACAGGACTATCCGGGCCTTACTCATTAA
- the hepT gene encoding type VII toxin-antitoxin system HepT family RNase toxin has product MQVPVNYLKSIDPESVNIEENYEVRSAIERNFQLAIECAIDIGEIIISKEGFERPEDYRSVFLILGKHDIIPKDFAEKLSAAAGFRNFLVHIYEKIDLDIIEKYLVENLEDFDIFASYIAEYVEKVQK; this is encoded by the coding sequence ATGCAGGTTCCGGTAAACTACTTGAAATCAATTGATCCAGAAAGCGTCAACATTGAAGAAAATTATGAAGTGCGATCCGCAATTGAGAGGAACTTTCAGCTTGCTATAGAATGTGCCATAGATATCGGGGAAATAATCATTTCAAAAGAAGGATTTGAAAGACCTGAGGACTATAGAAGTGTTTTCTTGATTCTCGGAAAGCATGATATAATCCCTAAAGATTTTGCAGAAAAACTCTCAGCTGCAGCAGGTTTCAGAAATTTTCTAGTTCACATCTATGAAAAGATTGACTTGGACATAATTGAAAAGTATCTTGTTGAAAACCTTGAAGATTTTGATATTTTTGCATCTTATATAGCTGAGTATGTAGAAAAGGTTCAAAAATAA
- the mntA gene encoding type VII toxin-antitoxin system MntA family adenylyltransferase antitoxin, producing the protein MIPEIYKLEKETLISRLAEFFRSQEHVELAYLFGSTAEDHMGPLSDIDVGIYLSIRLTKRERIEKRLELTAELASLLKTDRIDLVVMNDAFTVINFEIIKPNIPVFVRDEDFKIGVEQEIMSRYLDRKYHENLLNKVFLERIQDKGGF; encoded by the coding sequence ATGATCCCTGAGATTTATAAGCTGGAAAAAGAAACTCTGATATCCAGACTTGCAGAGTTTTTTAGATCTCAAGAGCACGTGGAGCTTGCATACCTCTTTGGCTCAACAGCCGAAGATCACATGGGGCCTTTGAGTGATATTGATGTTGGTATTTATCTTTCGATCAGGCTTACAAAAAGAGAAAGGATAGAAAAGCGCCTGGAACTAACAGCAGAGCTTGCAAGTCTTCTTAAAACAGATAGAATTGATCTTGTTGTAATGAACGATGCATTCACTGTTATTAATTTTGAAATTATAAAGCCCAATATCCCGGTATTTGTTAGAGACGAGGATTTCAAGATTGGTGTAGAGCAGGAGATAATGTCACGATATCTGGATAGAAAGTATCACGAAAACCTCCTTAACAAAGTTTTTTTAGAAAGAATTCAAGATAAGGGGGGATTTTGA